A segment of the Leptolyngbya sp. NIES-3755 genome:
TCGACGTAACCAAGCCCGAAGTTCTTTCCGCACTTTGGCATCCAGCGCTCCAAATGGCTCATCTAAAAGTAGAACTTCAGGCTGAACCGCCAGAGCACGCGCCAGTGCGACCCGTTGCCGTTGTCCACCTGACAATTGAGAGGGATATCGATCGCCTAATCCTTGTAGCTGAATCAGCGATAACAATTCCTCGACTCGATCGCGAACTCTCGATTTTGGAGTTTTACGAAGTTCTAATCCGAACGCGATGTTTTGGCGAATGGTCAAATGTTTGAACAACGCATAATGTTGAAACACAAATCCAATATTGCGCTTCTGAACCGCTGTATAAGTAGCATCTCGTCCGAGCAAGGCAATTCGTCCTTCATCCGGTTGCTCTAGTCCTGCAATCATTCGGAGCAACGTTGATTTTCCTGATCCTGAAGGACCTAAAAGTGCGACCAATGAGTTTGTTTTAATGCTGAGGCTTACTTGGTCCACAGCGTGAAACGTTCCGTAGAACTTTGATACATTCTGAACTTCAATTCCCACAATGATTTGCTCCTACCATTTGCTTTATCTACAGTTTGTCTATTTGGCTACAGTATATTACAGTTAAATCAGAATATATGTAGCTTTTATCACGCTTCTCAAAGGGTCAATTCTGAGTAAAATGCCGAGTCGGATAGTCGATCGACAAAACATTCTCCGTTTCGTTGATCGATTTATGTGAGTTTAATAGTATAGTAAAGCCACCCCAACTGAAAAGCCCTTACCTGAAGCTGAATGGGCGATTGCTAAATGACACTCGAACAGTTGCGAATTTTTTTGGCAGTTGCCGAACATCTCCATTTCACTCGTGCTGCCGAAGCGTTGTATATTACTCAACCTGCGGTCAGTGCTGCAATTCAAACGATCGAGGCGGAGTATGGCGTGAAGTTGTTTCACCGAATCGATCGCCGCATCGAAATTACCAATGCAGGACAATTGCTGCAAATCGAGGCACAGAAGATTCTTGATCAGGTGGCGTTTGCAGAGCGGCAATTGAGAGAGTTGAACAATCTGCAACGAGGCGAACTCAAGATTGGCTGTAGTTTAACCGTGGGAAATTATTGGTTGCCCGATCGAATTAGTCGATTCAAGCAACAGTATCCGGGAATCTATGTGCATTGCATTCTTGGAAATGCAGAAGAAATCGGAGAAGGAACATCGCTTGGACGGTTTGATCTTGGACTGGTTACGGGTGGCGTGAAGCAATCATTTCAGGAATTTCTTCATCAAGAATCCGTCGGGCAAGAGCGCTTACAAATTGTGGTCGGTCAGAGTCATCCTTGGTTTGGACGATCAACAATCACAACCGATCAGCTTTCGACAAGTCACTGGGTGATGCGTGAGTCGGGATCAGGTGCACAACAGATGTTTGAGCAAGCCTTAGTTCGGTGGAACGTGGAATCGTCGTTGTCGATCGCGCTTGTGCTCAGTACGAGTGAAATGGTGAAAGCCGTTGTTGAACAAGGAGTCGGAGCGGCAGCATTACCAGAGTTGATGATTCAGAAAGAATTGAAGTTAGGAACACTTTGGGCGATTCAAGTGGTCGATGCACTGGGCGATCGATTAGAAATTGTGCAACCGATTCTCAAGCTCAAACACCAGAAGCGATTTCAAACCCAAATTATCGAAGCCTTTGAGCAGTTTTTGATTGAGTAGTCTTTGATCAAAGTTTGTCACAGCGGGGATAATTGCCGTTGTGCGTCCTTAAAGATTCAAAGTTATGAAGCGATCGATATGGTTATTTCCTCTATTAATAATGGGCTGCGAGTTCGATCGAACCCTTTCCCAAGTTCCGCAACCGAGTCAAACCGTACAAGCGGCTCCCGTCGATCGCTCAATCTGGTCACAACTTCGACAGGTAGAAACTTTTACCGTGATTCTGATGCGTCACACGCAAGCTCCCGGAACAGGCGATCCAAGCAATTTCCGCTTAAATGATTGTTCAACGCAGCGCAATTTGTCGCAGGATGGCAGACGACAAGCGAAACAAATTGGTCAAGTTTTTCGACAGCGGCAGGTTCCAGTTGCAAGAGTGCTATCGAGTCAATGGTGTCGCTGTTTAGATACGGCTCGATTGTTGGAATTAGGGAAAGTTGAGCCATTTCCCGCATTGAATTCATTTTTTCGCGATCGCTCGACCGAATCCCGCCAAACCGAAGAACTGCGGCAATTCATGATTCAAAATAAAAGCGATCGACAAGTCGTAGTCATGGTGACGCATCAAGTGAATATCACAGCAATCACCGGAACAATTCCCGCTCAGGGCGAGGCAATCGTACTGCAACTCGACAATCAAAATCAGTTCAAATCAATCGGAACGCTCAACCCCAACTAATCCCCGATATACTTTGATCTGGCGTTTGTCTTGGATATTTATGAAAGTCGCGGTGACAGGGGCAACCGGATTCGTCGGGTCGCGGTTGGTTGAACGATTATTGGCAGAGGGGCATTCGGTTGTCGCATTCACGCGCAGTCAAACTTCCTCAAAATTTTCCCCATCTCCAAACCTGGAAGTCGTGACTTATAACCCGAAGGAAGTGGGAGACTGGCAAGCGAAAATCTCCGGTTGCGATGGCGTGGTCAATTTGGCAGGAGAACCGATCGCGGAAAATCGCTGGACTCCTGAAGTGAAAAAAGCTCTCTTAGAAAGTCGGACGTTGACCACTCAGAATGTAGTGAATGCGATCGCACAATCCAACCCGAACCCGTCTGTTTTGGTGAATGCTTCAGCGATCGGCTTTTATGGCACGAGTGAAACCGCAGAATTCGATGAAACGAGCGCATCTGGTCAGGACTTTTTAGCCGAAGTGTGTCAAGCCTGGGAAGCGGAAGCCAGCAAAGTGAAAGAGACTGGAACTCGTCTTGTCATTCTACGAATCGGAATCGTGCTCGAAAATGGCGGCGCATTAGGCAAGATGCTGACCCCCTTCAAGATGTTTGCAGGAGGACCGATCGGGTCTGGAAAGCAATGGTTTTCCTGGATTCACCGCGAAGATTTGGTCAATTTGATTATGAAAGCCTTGACCGATTCGAGTCTGGAAGGCACGTATAACGCGACCGCTCCAAATCCTGTAAAAATGGCAGATTTGACGAACACTTTAGGCGAAGTGATGAATCGTCCATCTTGGTTGCCTGTTCCCGGATTTGCATTAGAAGCACTCTTGGGAGATGGCGCGATCGTCGTTCTGGAAGGACAGCAAGTTTTACCCAAACGCACCCTTTCGACTGGATTCGAGTACGAATATCCGACCGTAAAGCAAGCACTGAGCGCGATCCTCAAGTAATCCGGGCAAAACCCTAGATTTCATCAGGATTTCAGCCCCGATCCCATTCTTAAATTTGTGCTAAAATTAACCAATGTGAGCCGAAGCAGGTATACTTTCTAGGCATCTTTTTTCGCTCATATTTGTTTGCTTTTCGGTAGTACAAAAGTATTTCGGAGTCTTCTATGACCTTCTCCCAGGAACCGCCCCAAGATCGGATTATTCCCACCGATTTACGCAACGAAATGCAGCGGTCTTACCTGGAATACGCGATGAGCGTCATCGTCGGAAGAGCGCTACCAGACGCACGAGACGGACTGAAACCTGTGCATCGCCGTATTCTCTATGCCATGCACGAACTCGGATTAACGCACGATCGACCCTTTAGAAAGTGTGCCCGTGTCGTCGGGGAAGTCTTGGGTAAATATCACCCTCACGGAGATACCGCCGTTTACGATGCGCTCGTGCGGATGGCTCAGGACTTTTCCATGCGATCGCCCCTGATCGACGGGCACGGGAACTTCGGCTCGATCGATAACGATCCTCCAGCAGCAATGCGATATACCGAGTGTCGTCTCACTTCCTTAACGTCCTTTTCGCTACTCCAGGACATCGAATCGGAGACCGTCGATTTCGCGGATAACTTTGATGGCTCAGTTCAAGAGCCGACCGTTTTACCCTCAAGACTGCCGCAACTCTTGTTAAACGGTTCCGCTGGGATCGCGGTCGGGATGGCAACGAACATTCCACCTCACAACGTAGGGGAACTGATCGATGGACTCGTCGCACTGATTGAAAATCCAGACCTGACTGATCTGGACTTGATGCAGTATATTCCAGGTCCTGACTTCCCCACAGGCGCACAAATTCTAGGGCGGACTGGAATTCGAGAAGCTTACACCACAGGGCGCGGCTCGATCACGATGCGAGGTGTGGCATCGATCGAGACGATCGAACAACGTGGCAGACCCGACAAAGATGCCATCATCATCACAGCACTGCCGTATCAAACGAACAAAGCAGCTTTGATCGAACGGATTGCGGAATTAGTCAACGATCGCAAGATCGAAGGCATTTCGGACGTGCGGGATGAAAGCGATCGAGATGGAATGCGAGTGGTGATCGAACTTCGACGCGATGCTTATCCACGTGTTGTGCTGAACAATCTCTACAAGCAGACTCCGATCCAAGCAAACTTTGGCGCGAATATGCTGGCGTTAGTGAACGGCGAACCGCAGTTACTCACGCTGAAACAGTTCTTATCCGTGTTTCTGGATTTCCGAGTCGAATCGATTACTCGTCGAACTCAGTTCCAACTCCGCAAAGCAGAACAACGCGATCACCTCTTACAAGGATTGTTGATTGCGCTGTCAAATCTCGATCGAATTATCGCGCTCATTCGTCATGCAGCCGACACCGCGACCGCAAAACAGCAATTGATCGAAACCTATTCGCTTTCAGAACAGCAAGCCGATGCAATCCTTCAAATGCAATTGCGCCGATTGACTGCACTCGAAGCTGAAAAGATCGAACAAGAACACCAAGACTTACAAGCTCAGATTCAGGACTTGCTCGATATCTTGGCGAAACGCGAACGTATTCTTGAAATCATCACTCAAGAAGTTACTCAGCTTAAAGCAACTCACGCCACTCCACGCCGCACTGTTATCGAACAATCTGAAGATGAGTTAGGTGACATTGATCTGATTGCGAATGAGAAGTCGATCGTGCTTGTCACCGAGCAAGGCTACATCAAACGGATGCCGATCAGTACCTTTGAAGCTCAGAACCGCGCAACCCGTGGTAAATCTGGAGCGCGAATGAAGGAAGATGATGCCGTAGAACACTTCATTAGCTGTTGCGACCATGACAGCGTGTTGTTCTTTAGCGATCGAGGAGTCGTCTACGCACTGAAAGCCTACCAAATCCCGATTGGATCTCGTACTTCTCGTGGAACTCCGATCGTCCAACTCCTTACCGTCCCGCACGGGGAAAAGATTACGTCGGTGGTTTCAGTCAGCGAGTTCTCTGATGATGAGTACTTAGTGATGTTAACCAACAAAGGCTACATCAAGAAGACTGCTCTCTCCGCTTTTGGCAACATTCGCACCAATGGACTCATTGCTATCTCGCTCGAAGAAGGCGATCAACTCCGATGGGTCAGACTTTCACGAGTCGAAGACAGTATCATCATTGGTTCGAGTCTCGGTCGATCGATTCACTTCCGCGTCAATCATGAGCAACTTCGTCCACTCGGTCGTGCGACTCGTGGTGTGAGAGCCATGTCTCTCCGAGAAGGTGATAGCTTAGTCGGGATGGCAATCTTACCTGGTCAAATCGTGGCAGATGTCGCCCAAGCACAAGCAGAAGATCCGTCAGTCGGTGAAGATGATGCAGGCTTGGATGAAAACGCAGAACTGCCTGCACAGTCTGGACCTTGGGCATTAGTGGTCACAACCGGAGGCTACGGTAAGCGGGTTCCCGTGAAACAATTCCGATTGCAAAATCGTGCAGGAATGGGAATTGTGGTTACGAAGTTCCGTAAACCAGGTGACACTCTATCCTCGCTGCACATTGTGAACGAAGGCGATGAAATGATGCTCATTACCAATCGGGGTATCATCATTCGACAAGCTGTTGATGCAATCTCGTCACAATCACGAGCAGCAACCGGAGTGAGAGTCCAGCGATTGGATGAAGATGATGCGATCGCGGCAGTCGCTCTAGTTCCACCGACGGCTGAAGAAGCTGGAATCGTGGATCTCGAAGACGAAGCTGAATAATCGAGAGGCGGGAGCAATCCCGCTTTTTTAATCTGCGATCGTGCTGAGCTAATGAGCAGTAAGGCTTCCCGATACAATGTAAACAGTGATTCTCTTTAATGGCACTATGAACTATCAGCACATTATTACGATCGAACCCGGCAAGCGCAGTGGTAAGCCGTGTATTCGGGGAATGCGAATCACAGTGTCAGACATTCTAGAGTATTTGGCAGGTGGAATGACCGAGGCGGAAATTCTGGAAGACTTTTCTGAACTCACATCGGAAGACATTAAAGCTTGTCTGGCGTTTGCTGCCGATCGTGAGAAGAAGTTGTTTGTGGCATCGCTGTGAAACTGTTACTAGACGAAAACTTATCAGACAGAATCATTTATAGAATTGTGGATCTGTATCTAGAGTCTCAGCATGTTAAGGGATTAGGTCTGAGCAACACAGATGATGCTGTGATTTGGGAATATGCAAAGACTAACGGATTTCTAATCGTTTCTAAGGATTCTGATTTTCATCAGCGTAGTATTCTTTATGGTCATCCACCTAAGTTCATTTATCTTAGGATTGGTAATTGCCCAACATCAGCGATTATTCAAATTTTGAGAGACAGCTTTGACACGATCGTTCAGTTTGAGAATAGCGAAACAGAGAGCATTTTGGTGCTGACGTAACAGACACTGTTTCAGTCAGAGCACGGTGAACGATGGAGGGGGTGCGATCGCGTTTAATCGGAAAGAATGCTAAAAATTTCCGTATATTCGCCTCCACAAATGTATCGTATAAGTCCTGTGTTACAATGTGATATGCCGAAAACACCCTATATATTGAGCTAATTCGGAATGACGTATTGAAATTGTAGGTAGTGAATAGATAGCTTACAAACTACCAATAGAATTGTGCATTAAAATCACTCGTAAGATGTTGACCTCGATAGAGCAGAATGACAGACCATTCTTCAATTATTTCAACCAAAGAAAAGCCTAGAATTTGTGCAATTGATCTGGAACAAGAGATTGTTGAAGCGTTACAAGCCAAAGGTTTGCAGTGTTATTCAGGCACACTGGGGTCTCAAGTCAAAGTGCCAAATTTGGGCAGACAAACTACACATTCATGTCTCCTGAATTTTGATTTTCCACCCAACCTGCATGAGTACGACATTATAATTGTTGACCTGCACAAGAAAGAGCCAATTGAATATATAGATTCTGAACATACTCATCAATCCTTCAAAGGAAGCGAGCAAACTGTTTTATTGAGTAGCTATCCTGAGACAATTTTTGATCCCCGCCCACTATCGTCAAATATTCTGAAAAGAGAACTACAAGACTTCTTTTCTCACGAGACTCTTGTTATTGTCTTCTGTTCCGCACAAGAGATCGTTGAGTACCATCCTATGAAAATAACTCGTAGCGGCACTTATACGGATTATGCAGTACGTCACTCCCTATACGAGTTCATTCCACTCTTGCCATCCATAAGTAATAAAATAGGTGAGAATGTAATAGTTTCAGATATTGGAGAAGATCTAAGAAGCTTACTTCAGAAGTACAGCAAAGATTTTTTCTATGAAATCGTATTTCAACATCCTGGTGAGTGGAAACAGGATGAACGCAAGTACATAGAGAGGAATGATTTTGTTCCTTTATTACTTAACTTAGACAATGAAATCATAGGGTTTATTGATTTTCATTTAACAAACTCAGCGATTCTTGCCTTTCCTCAATTACAGAATAAGAAGAACTTTTTACTTGAGCTTGTTGATGAGCAATTACCTAAATTATTTTCTAATATTTTCCCCTACTCCGAACAGTTTTCTTGGTTAAAATCAGAAGAATATCTCCTTCCAAATCAGGCAGCTCTTCTCTTCTGGCAAGAAAAGCGAAATTAGAAGATGAATATAAAGCAGCTTTGGCTGAAATCGAGAGCGAGATAAAAAGAAACCAGCTTGAGTATCAGTTCTTACATAGTTTAATTACTGGAACAGAGGCTTCATTAGTTAAAGCCGTCGAATATTTCTTCGTTTGGCTTGGTTTCGAGAATGTTATCAATATGGACGAAACTCATCCAGAGATCAAGGAGGAAGATCTTCAAATCCCCTTGGAGAACGGTTTGCTAGTCGTAGAAATTAAAGGTATTGGTGGTACTTCTAAAGACAGTCAATGTTCGCAGATAAGTAAGATTAAGTACCGAAGGGCTAAAGAACGAAATAGCTTTGATGTCTTTGCACTCTATATAGTGAATCATCAGAGATATGTTTCTCCCCTTGAGAGAAGAAATCCTCCCTTTAGTGAACAACAAATTAATGATGCTCAATTAGACGAAAGAGGACTGCTAACTACGTATGAACTCTTTAAGCTATATAACCATGTTGAAGAGAGATTAGTAAACAAGAAAGATGCTAGACTTGCCTTGCTGAACTTTGGACTTGTGCAGTTCAAGCCATCAAGTTCGTATCTACTTGGATGTCCTTTAGAGGTTCATCACAAGGGACAAGTTGCTATACTTTATGTCTCTAATGTGACTATCAATAAGGGAGCATCAATCATTGTGTGTAGCGAAGCGACTTGGTTTAGAGCAGAGATTCTAGAAATCCAGCTCAATAATCAACAACTTGAAACCGTGTCGGAGGGTGAAATAGGTATAAGGCTCAGCCGTAGTGTTCTGAAAACATCTGAGTTATGGCTGGAAAGTAGTTACTGAACCTAAGTAGCAATCTTTTTGAAGCGAACTAACTAGAGATTTTAGTTCTTGGTTATAGGCTTCTTGAAGTCGCTGTTTAAGAATCACAGTTTATGAAGTGCTTGAATATTTGGCTTCTGAGATGACTGAAGCAGAAATTCTCGACGATTTTCCCGATCTGATGCAAGAAGATCTAAAGGCTTGTATTGTTTATGCTGCCGATCGTGAGCGTCGGTTGATGATCACGCCCCTACCTGCATGAAGCCACTTTTTGATGAAAACTTGTCACCTAAATTACCGAACCGTTCGAGTGCTCTTTTCCCAAATTCGCTTCATGTTCGAGATGTTGGCATGAAGACAACGATCAACGAATCCCATAAATTTAGCGATCGCGCCTTTGCCGAAACCACTCTTGTAATTGTTCTCGGCAAGGCACTTCCAAAATTCCTCCAAATACCGTTAATCGATGGTTCGAGGCTAGACTATCTGGAAGATTCAACACCGTCCGAACCGCTCCCGCTTTTGGATCATCGGCTCCATACACGAGCATTCCGAGTCGTGCCAGAACGATCGCACCTGCACACATCGGACAGGGTTCGAGCGTCACATACAAAGTACAGTCATTCAAATGCCAGCTTTGTAATACTTGACCCGCTTGCCTGAGTGCGAGAACTTCAGCGTGAGCCGTTGGATCGTGATCGCGTTCTCGTCGATTTTCTGCTTCTGCGATAATTTCTTCATCTCGAACCACGATCGCACCGACCGGAACTTCTCCCGCTTCTCCCGCTTGGTGAGCCAGTTCCATTGATCGACGCATTCGATCGCAGTGTTGGAGATAGTCGGCGTGATTCATTGAAACTGCTGTGAACTTCATCAGAGCTTTAAGGGAATACTGAGGACAATTGCCTTGAATGTCTATTTTGAGGCAAATCAGGATCAACTGTTCTGTATTGCGTCGATGCCCTCATGAGCTATTGCCTAAATCCCGTCTGCCCGACTCCCGAAAATCTCGCGAACACGGAGCGCTGTCAGGCTTGTGGTGCTTCTCTTCTGTTGCGCGATCGCTATCGAGTGCTTCATGCACTGGGGCAGGGAGGATTCGGAGCCACATTTTTATCGAAAGATGAATCGCTGCCGGGTCAGCCTTACTGTGTGATTAAACAATTGCGTCCAACGGCAACGGCTCCTCATGTGATGCAGATGGCGCGGGATTTGTT
Coding sequences within it:
- a CDS encoding sulfate ABC transporter ATPase (similar to AA sequence:cyanobase_aa:LBDG_05930), producing MGIEVQNVSKFYGTFHAVDQVSLSIKTNSLVALLGPSGSGKSTLLRMIAGLEQPDEGRIALLGRDATYTAVQKRNIGFVFQHYALFKHLTIRQNIAFGLELRKTPKSRVRDRVEELLSLIQLQGLGDRYPSQLSGGQRQRVALARALAVQPEVLLLDEPFGALDAKVRKELRAWLRRLHKEVSVTTVFVTHDQEEAMEVADEIVVMNQGKVEQVGTATDIYDHPASAFVMSFIGPVNVVPARAGILPRQDSKVLESDRVFLRPHDIEIEYTASAESVPARVDRIVHLGWEVIVEVRIESGELVTVNLSRDRFNQLHLRTDQPIYIKPKSVKTFPAYALS
- a CDS encoding LysR family transcriptional regulator (similar to AA sequence:cyanobase_aa:LBDG_06110), which gives rise to MTLEQLRIFLAVAEHLHFTRAAEALYITQPAVSAAIQTIEAEYGVKLFHRIDRRIEITNAGQLLQIEAQKILDQVAFAERQLRELNNLQRGELKIGCSLTVGNYWLPDRISRFKQQYPGIYVHCILGNAEEIGEGTSLGRFDLGLVTGGVKQSFQEFLHQESVGQERLQIVVGQSHPWFGRSTITTDQLSTSHWVMRESGSGAQQMFEQALVRWNVESSLSIALVLSTSEMVKAVVEQGVGAAALPELMIQKELKLGTLWAIQVVDALGDRLEIVQPILKLKHQKRFQTQIIEAFEQFLIE
- a CDS encoding putative phosphohistidine phosphatase, SixA (similar to AA sequence:cyanobase_aa:Syncc9902_2004) — encoded protein: MGCEFDRTLSQVPQPSQTVQAAPVDRSIWSQLRQVETFTVILMRHTQAPGTGDPSNFRLNDCSTQRNLSQDGRRQAKQIGQVFRQRQVPVARVLSSQWCRCLDTARLLELGKVEPFPALNSFFRDRSTESRQTEELRQFMIQNKSDRQVVVMVTHQVNITAITGTIPAQGEAIVLQLDNQNQFKSIGTLNPN
- a CDS encoding cell division inhibitor (similar to AA sequence:cyanobase_aa:LBDG_30140), whose translation is MKVAVTGATGFVGSRLVERLLAEGHSVVAFTRSQTSSKFSPSPNLEVVTYNPKEVGDWQAKISGCDGVVNLAGEPIAENRWTPEVKKALLESRTLTTQNVVNAIAQSNPNPSVLVNASAIGFYGTSETAEFDETSASGQDFLAEVCQAWEAEASKVKETGTRLVILRIGIVLENGGALGKMLTPFKMFAGGPIGSGKQWFSWIHREDLVNLIMKALTDSSLEGTYNATAPNPVKMADLTNTLGEVMNRPSWLPVPGFALEALLGDGAIVVLEGQQVLPKRTLSTGFEYEYPTVKQALSAILK
- a CDS encoding DNA gyrase subunit A (similar to AA sequence:cyanobase_aa:LBDG_30130); translated protein: MTFSQEPPQDRIIPTDLRNEMQRSYLEYAMSVIVGRALPDARDGLKPVHRRILYAMHELGLTHDRPFRKCARVVGEVLGKYHPHGDTAVYDALVRMAQDFSMRSPLIDGHGNFGSIDNDPPAAMRYTECRLTSLTSFSLLQDIESETVDFADNFDGSVQEPTVLPSRLPQLLLNGSAGIAVGMATNIPPHNVGELIDGLVALIENPDLTDLDLMQYIPGPDFPTGAQILGRTGIREAYTTGRGSITMRGVASIETIEQRGRPDKDAIIITALPYQTNKAALIERIAELVNDRKIEGISDVRDESDRDGMRVVIELRRDAYPRVVLNNLYKQTPIQANFGANMLALVNGEPQLLTLKQFLSVFLDFRVESITRRTQFQLRKAEQRDHLLQGLLIALSNLDRIIALIRHAADTATAKQQLIETYSLSEQQADAILQMQLRRLTALEAEKIEQEHQDLQAQIQDLLDILAKRERILEIITQEVTQLKATHATPRRTVIEQSEDELGDIDLIANEKSIVLVTEQGYIKRMPISTFEAQNRATRGKSGARMKEDDAVEHFISCCDHDSVLFFSDRGVVYALKAYQIPIGSRTSRGTPIVQLLTVPHGEKITSVVSVSEFSDDEYLVMLTNKGYIKKTALSAFGNIRTNGLIAISLEEGDQLRWVRLSRVEDSIIIGSSLGRSIHFRVNHEQLRPLGRATRGVRAMSLREGDSLVGMAILPGQIVADVAQAQAEDPSVGEDDAGLDENAELPAQSGPWALVVTTGGYGKRVPVKQFRLQNRAGMGIVVTKFRKPGDTLSSLHIVNEGDEMMLITNRGIIIRQAVDAISSQSRAATGVRVQRLDEDDAIAAVALVPPTAEEAGIVDLEDEAE
- a CDS encoding hypothetical protein (similar to AA sequence:cyanobase_aa:MAE42130), producing MNYQHIITIEPGKRSGKPCIRGMRITVSDILEYLAGGMTEAEILEDFSELTSEDIKACLAFAADREKKLFVASL
- a CDS encoding hypothetical protein (similar to AA sequence:cyanobase_aa:Cyan7425_0499) translates to MKLLLDENLSDRIIYRIVDLYLESQHVKGLGLSNTDDAVIWEYAKTNGFLIVSKDSDFHQRSILYGHPPKFIYLRIGNCPTSAIIQILRDSFDTIVQFENSETESILVLT
- a CDS encoding hypothetical protein (similar to AA sequence:cyanobase_aa:ssl2733), which gives rise to MLEYLASEMTEAEILDDFPDLMQEDLKACIVYAADRERRLMITPLPA
- a CDS encoding cytidine and deoxycytidylate deaminase zinc-binding region domain protein (similar to AA sequence:cyanobase_aa:LBDG_01650), translating into MKFTAVSMNHADYLQHCDRMRRSMELAHQAGEAGEVPVGAIVVRDEEIIAEAENRRERDHDPTAHAEVLALRQAGQVLQSWHLNDCTLYVTLEPCPMCAGAIVLARLGMLVYGADDPKAGAVRTVLNLPDSLASNHRLTVFGGILEVPCREQLQEWFRQRRDR